A window from Leptothermofonsia sichuanensis E412 encodes these proteins:
- a CDS encoding HNH endonuclease, giving the protein MKEIYGYNHPPRAARDVRENGIPLETFRVTGSDGRKIAAYHFGDIRKARFTRFSGRTSLSKQIKEALISRYGCKCFIYLEEVDERELQIDHRVPFEVDGEPDLAPENFMLLCGSANRAKSWSCEHCENWNSIKDKSICLSCYWAYPESYEHIAMRQVRRIDLLWEGDDIEIYERLKQRAVSLEKELPELVKEIIEREIERRGDG; this is encoded by the coding sequence TTGAAAGAAATCTACGGTTACAATCATCCTCCAAGAGCAGCTAGAGATGTTAGGGAGAATGGTATCCCGTTAGAGACTTTTCGTGTTACTGGAAGTGATGGCAGAAAAATAGCTGCATATCATTTTGGAGATATTAGAAAGGCAAGATTCACTCGCTTTTCTGGAAGAACAAGTTTATCCAAGCAGATTAAAGAGGCATTGATTAGTAGATACGGATGTAAGTGTTTTATTTATCTTGAAGAAGTAGATGAACGTGAGTTGCAAATTGATCATCGTGTTCCTTTTGAAGTTGATGGTGAGCCGGATCTAGCCCCAGAAAACTTCATGTTACTTTGCGGCTCTGCTAATCGGGCTAAATCGTGGTCATGCGAACATTGCGAAAACTGGAACAGCATTAAGGATAAGTCTATTTGTCTATCCTGCTACTGGGCGTATCCGGAGAGCTATGAGCATATTGCAATGCGGCAGGTCAGAAGAATAGATCTGCTTTGGGAAGGAGATGACATTGAGATTTATGAAAGGCTGAAGCAAAGGGCTGTTAGCCTGGAAAAGGAACTGCCCGAGCTTGTCAAAGAGATTATTGAGCGTGAGATCGAACGTCGTGGCGACGGCTAA
- a CDS encoding DNA adenine methylase, which yields MTMVNLPHFIQYQGSKRNLAKYILQFFPKHINRLVEPFAGTAAISVATSASQITQSFWLNDLNKPLIELLELSIEKPDEIANFYLELWNEQHTDPVAHYFEIRSKFNETNDPRLFLYLLARCVKGSIRYNSEGLFNQSLDKRRKGTRPETMRKNIAGVSNLLKGRCKFTSLDYREVLEQVQEGDFIYMDPPYQGVCGNRDSRYLSGINFDDFVLALEQLNRKECAFAISYDGRLGNKAFGKILPKSLNLERIEIEVGRSSQSTLLGKEETTIESLYLSPSLSKILMNTKVYDFSYIGKKPKQLTLLEKHGEFAAANR from the coding sequence ATGACGATGGTAAATCTACCCCACTTCATTCAATATCAAGGCAGCAAAAGGAATCTGGCAAAGTACATCCTCCAGTTTTTTCCGAAACATATCAATAGGCTGGTAGAGCCTTTTGCAGGAACAGCTGCGATTAGTGTTGCTACATCTGCAAGTCAGATTACCCAAAGTTTTTGGTTAAATGATCTGAATAAGCCGTTAATCGAGCTACTAGAACTGTCGATAGAAAAACCAGACGAAATAGCAAACTTTTACCTAGAATTATGGAATGAGCAACATACTGATCCTGTAGCTCATTATTTTGAAATTAGGTCAAAATTTAATGAGACTAATGATCCAAGATTGTTTCTTTATCTACTGGCAAGATGCGTTAAAGGTTCAATTCGCTACAATTCTGAAGGATTGTTCAACCAAAGTCTCGACAAAAGACGCAAAGGTACACGACCCGAAACAATGAGAAAAAATATAGCAGGTGTATCTAATCTGCTCAAAGGTAGATGCAAGTTTACTAGTCTGGATTATCGAGAAGTGTTAGAACAAGTCCAGGAAGGTGATTTTATTTATATGGACCCTCCGTATCAAGGTGTATGCGGAAATAGAGATTCAAGATATCTGTCTGGAATAAATTTTGATGATTTTGTGTTAGCTCTTGAACAATTAAATCGGAAAGAATGTGCGTTTGCTATTAGTTATGACGGCAGGTTGGGTAATAAGGCTTTTGGCAAGATTCTTCCTAAAAGTTTAAATCTTGAAAGAATCGAAATCGAAGTTGGCAGATCTTCACAGTCTACATTACTGGGCAAAGAAGAAACTACAATTGAGTCGTTGTACTTGTCGCCAAGTTTGTCCAAAATCTTAATGAATACCAAAGTTTATGATTTTAGCTATATTGGCAAGAAACCAAAGCAGCTAACTCTCTTGGAAAAGCATGGAGAATTCGCGGCAGCTAACCGATGA
- a CDS encoding pentapeptide repeat-containing protein, with product MDAIELQMLYAAGERDFRNIDLSSASLSYINLSQATLIRANFRHANLRWANLREANLSWADLRGADLSWADLRGADLSHARLKGAKMPDGTIHD from the coding sequence ATGGACGCGATTGAACTCCAGATGCTCTACGCAGCAGGAGAAAGAGACTTTCGTAATATTGACCTCAGTTCAGCCAGCCTGAGTTATATCAATTTGAGTCAGGCAACCTTAATCCGAGCCAATTTTCGCCATGCCAACCTGCGCTGGGCCAATTTGCGAGAAGCGAACCTCAGTTGGGCGGATTTGAGGGGGGCAGATCTGAGTTGGGCAGATTTAAGGGGCGCGGATCTGAGTCATGCCAGATTGAAGGGGGCAAAAATGCCCGATGGAACCATTCATGATTAA
- a CDS encoding aldehyde dehydrogenase family protein, translating into MLNPLDGSGSPQLTSFEAADAIAAHLAQRKDAWIKVDISQRIHYLEQCIHQVMAVADEWVTAACQAKGIDPNSTLAGEEWYVGPAVVVYNLRLLIHALRANGKPRPPRLMTRNGQIVAQVFPANLTDRLLLLGFVGEVWMVPGKPATQGMVYREKPATGKVALVLGAGNLGAIAPMDTLYQLFAHDTVVLLKMNPVNEYMGPILAAAFEPLRRDGFLEIVYGGADLGRYLCQHPQIDTIHITGSQQTHDAIVWGATPAEQVERKAAHQPVNLKPITSELGCVTPVIVAPGCWSPADLAFQARHVAEMVVHNASFNCCSAKLLVTAKRWAQRHEFLYLLQRELSEIPPREAYYPGAKQRYLKFLERYPQAQPVNSGSDTIVPWTLIPDVPAETGEYALTQEAFCGVLAEVNLDAMDPGDFLEKAVAFVNQNVWGNLSCTLLVDPKTQRQWTSALEAAIANLQYGAIGVNVWSSILFAIPIFPWGAYPGNSLDDIRSGQGMVHNTYLFEYPQKSVLRAPFRIIPTPIWFSRHRNLRQLTQRFAQFEADPNPVNFLQVVLAALQDPGLW; encoded by the coding sequence ATGCTGAACCCTCTCGATGGCTCCGGCTCTCCACAGCTTACCTCGTTTGAAGCGGCAGATGCGATCGCCGCTCACCTCGCCCAACGTAAGGATGCCTGGATAAAGGTCGATATTTCCCAGCGAATTCATTACCTGGAACAGTGCATCCATCAGGTGATGGCAGTTGCAGACGAATGGGTCACAGCGGCCTGTCAGGCCAAGGGGATTGACCCCAACTCAACCCTGGCTGGGGAAGAGTGGTACGTGGGGCCAGCCGTGGTGGTCTATAACCTGCGGCTATTGATCCATGCGCTCCGAGCAAATGGGAAACCCCGCCCGCCCCGACTCATGACCCGCAATGGACAAATTGTAGCCCAGGTGTTTCCTGCCAATCTCACTGATCGGTTACTGCTTCTGGGGTTTGTGGGCGAGGTGTGGATGGTACCAGGGAAGCCCGCAACCCAGGGCATGGTCTATCGGGAAAAACCCGCTACAGGCAAAGTCGCCCTGGTGTTAGGGGCAGGAAATCTGGGGGCGATCGCGCCAATGGATACCCTGTATCAGCTATTTGCCCACGATACAGTCGTGCTGCTGAAAATGAACCCCGTGAACGAATACATGGGGCCGATTCTGGCCGCCGCCTTTGAACCTTTACGACGGGATGGGTTTCTGGAAATCGTGTATGGCGGAGCTGATCTGGGTCGCTATCTCTGTCAGCATCCGCAGATAGACACAATTCACATTACGGGTTCTCAGCAGACCCATGATGCAATCGTCTGGGGGGCAACCCCAGCGGAACAGGTCGAACGCAAAGCCGCCCACCAGCCTGTAAATTTGAAACCCATCACCTCTGAGTTGGGTTGTGTAACGCCCGTCATTGTCGCACCGGGGTGCTGGTCACCGGCTGACCTTGCCTTCCAGGCCCGTCATGTGGCTGAAATGGTGGTTCACAATGCCAGCTTCAACTGTTGCTCTGCCAAACTGCTGGTAACGGCAAAGAGGTGGGCACAGCGACACGAGTTTCTATATTTACTACAGCGGGAGTTGAGTGAAATTCCTCCCCGAGAAGCTTACTATCCGGGGGCAAAACAGCGTTATTTGAAGTTCCTGGAACGTTATCCCCAGGCACAACCTGTGAATTCTGGCAGTGATACGATTGTCCCCTGGACGTTGATTCCCGATGTACCTGCGGAAACGGGAGAATATGCCCTCACCCAGGAAGCATTTTGTGGGGTACTGGCAGAGGTGAACCTGGACGCTATGGACCCTGGAGACTTTCTTGAGAAAGCTGTAGCGTTTGTCAATCAGAACGTCTGGGGCAATCTCTCCTGTACACTGCTGGTTGACCCAAAGACTCAGCGCCAGTGGACATCAGCTCTGGAAGCCGCGATCGCAAATTTGCAGTACGGGGCGATCGGGGTCAATGTCTGGTCCTCTATTCTGTTTGCGATACCCATATTTCCCTGGGGCGCATACCCGGGCAATTCCCTGGATGACATTCGCTCTGGTCAGGGAATGGTTCATAACACCTATCTCTTTGAGTATCCCCAAAAATCCGTACTGCGAGCACCGTTCCGGATCATTCCAACTCCCATCTGGTTTTCTCGCCACCGCAACCTGCGACAACTGACCCAACGATTTGCCCAGTTTGAGGCAGACCCAAATCCAGTGAATTTCCTCCAGGTTGTCCTTGCGGCATTGCAGGATCCAGGGCTCTGGTGA
- a CDS encoding UPF0182 family protein: MTWNRGFQLLMILLGLAILLDIASRFGAEILWFQEVGYLSIFLLKFQVRLVLWGVITGVTGTYLLANLLLAERFKYPHRPDDPGRGEDPRVFKRRSRLSKQIAAATVVEYPTIAEPGSTRSLRLRWLLPLTLGLSLLAGLLLMGYGQLAFRYWQSGPSLTGPFISRLQPAVLSQIGGHLTAQVGWLVGAVVLAIALLLYSRFWLRAIAIVFSILLGWLFSTHWATVLQFLNPTSFNNAEPLFGRDISFYIFALPVAELLELWLVGLTVYGFIAVILTYLLSGDSLSQGKFPGFSSVQQRHLYGVGSGVMFTIALSYWLSRYELLYSPRGVAFGASYTDVNAQLPAYDILSLLSLAIAGYFLWRTVFWQPRSPHRQWVSIGLGMFGVLAVAGFVAPEMIQYLVVQPNELIRERPYIQRTIALTRQAFDLEAIDARTFNPTGQLTEADLAANELTVRNIRLWDQRPLLETNRQLQQIRLYYRFPDADIDRYTLQTDIATARPSAPQKPVPNKNRETERRQVLIAARELDYTAVPQQAQTWINRHLIYTHGYGFTLSPVNTVGPGGLPEYFVKDISGEEEGSLSTSSEAVRASIPIGRPRIYYGEITNTYVMTGTRVGELDFPSGSDNVYNVYSGRGGINIGPLWRRWLFAIYLKDWRLLFTRDFLPDTKVLFRRNIKHRIQAIAPFLRFDSDPYLVTADAGVTDPQNENYLYWIVDAYTTSDRYPYSDIGSEGINYIRNSVKVVIDAYHGSVDFYIADARDPIIKTWSRIFPTMLKPLSAMPVNLRSHIRYPVDFFRLQSERLLTYHMTDPQVFYNREDQWQIPNEVYGDESRPVQPYYLITSLPTVPFEEFILLLPYTPRQRTNLIAWLAARSDGDNYGKLLLYVFPKERLVFGPEQIEARINQDPVISQQISLWNRIGSRAIQGNLLIIPIEQSLLYVEPLYLEATQNSLPTLVRVIVAYENRIVMAPTLEESLRAIFSPEVTPTPDDTIIRPVEEPVIPGQ, translated from the coding sequence ATGACCTGGAACCGTGGTTTTCAGTTATTGATGATCCTGTTGGGATTGGCAATCTTACTGGATATTGCCAGTCGCTTCGGCGCTGAGATTTTGTGGTTTCAGGAAGTTGGTTACCTGTCAATCTTTCTACTCAAGTTTCAAGTCCGGCTGGTTCTGTGGGGGGTGATTACAGGAGTCACAGGGACTTACCTGTTGGCAAATCTCCTCCTGGCTGAACGTTTCAAGTACCCCCACCGTCCCGACGATCCTGGTAGAGGCGAAGACCCCAGAGTCTTCAAGCGCCGTTCCAGGCTCTCGAAACAAATAGCCGCGGCAACAGTAGTAGAATACCCTACCATTGCCGAGCCTGGTTCAACTCGATCGCTGCGTCTGCGCTGGCTACTGCCCCTCACCCTGGGATTGAGCTTACTGGCTGGTTTGCTGCTAATGGGCTATGGTCAACTGGCATTTCGTTACTGGCAATCTGGTCCCAGTCTGACAGGACCTTTCATTTCCAGGCTCCAACCCGCTGTTCTCTCACAGATAGGCGGACACCTTACGGCACAGGTTGGCTGGCTGGTTGGGGCCGTGGTGCTGGCGATCGCACTGTTACTCTACTCCCGGTTCTGGCTACGGGCAATCGCCATTGTCTTCAGTATTCTGTTGGGCTGGTTGTTTTCTACCCACTGGGCAACCGTATTGCAGTTTCTCAATCCCACCTCGTTCAACAATGCAGAACCGCTATTTGGCAGGGATATCAGCTTTTACATCTTTGCCTTGCCAGTGGCTGAATTGCTGGAACTGTGGTTGGTCGGATTGACTGTGTATGGATTTATCGCTGTGATCCTGACCTATCTTCTCTCCGGAGATAGCCTCAGCCAGGGGAAATTTCCTGGGTTTTCCTCCGTCCAGCAGCGACATCTGTATGGGGTTGGCAGTGGTGTGATGTTCACTATTGCCCTGAGTTACTGGTTAAGTCGCTATGAACTGCTGTATTCACCCCGTGGGGTTGCCTTTGGTGCCAGTTACACAGATGTCAATGCCCAGTTGCCTGCCTATGACATCTTGAGTCTGCTGTCCCTGGCGATCGCTGGCTATTTCCTGTGGCGGACGGTTTTCTGGCAACCCAGATCTCCCCATCGACAGTGGGTATCCATTGGGCTGGGGATGTTTGGCGTCCTAGCAGTGGCTGGATTTGTTGCGCCAGAAATGATTCAGTATCTGGTGGTGCAGCCGAATGAACTGATCCGGGAGCGACCTTATATTCAGCGGACGATTGCACTCACCCGGCAGGCTTTTGACCTGGAGGCGATTGATGCCCGCACCTTTAATCCCACCGGGCAATTGACTGAAGCGGATCTGGCTGCCAATGAGTTGACAGTCCGAAATATTCGCCTCTGGGATCAGCGCCCCCTGCTGGAAACCAACCGCCAACTGCAACAGATTCGGCTTTACTACCGCTTTCCAGATGCAGATATTGACCGCTACACCCTGCAAACCGATATTGCTACTGCCAGACCCAGTGCCCCTCAGAAGCCCGTTCCCAACAAAAATCGCGAAACGGAGCGCCGGCAGGTTTTAATCGCGGCCCGGGAACTGGATTATACCGCTGTCCCACAACAGGCCCAGACCTGGATTAATCGCCATCTGATTTATACCCATGGCTATGGTTTCACCCTCAGCCCGGTCAACACGGTTGGTCCTGGAGGACTGCCAGAGTACTTTGTGAAGGACATTAGCGGTGAAGAAGAGGGATCCCTCAGTACCTCCAGCGAGGCAGTCCGTGCCAGCATCCCAATTGGGCGACCCCGGATTTACTATGGCGAGATTACCAATACCTACGTAATGACAGGGACACGGGTGGGGGAGTTAGACTTTCCCAGTGGCAGTGACAATGTATACAACGTCTACAGCGGTCGAGGTGGGATCAATATTGGTCCCCTGTGGCGACGCTGGCTGTTTGCCATTTACCTGAAAGACTGGCGGTTACTGTTTACCCGCGATTTTTTGCCCGACACCAAAGTCTTGTTCCGGCGCAATATCAAACATCGGATTCAGGCGATCGCCCCCTTTCTGCGGTTTGATAGTGACCCTTACCTGGTGACAGCAGATGCCGGGGTAACGGATCCTCAAAATGAAAACTATCTGTACTGGATTGTGGATGCTTACACAACAAGCGATCGCTATCCCTATTCCGATATAGGGAGCGAAGGGATTAACTACATTCGTAACTCAGTCAAGGTAGTCATCGATGCTTATCACGGCTCTGTAGATTTTTATATTGCTGATGCCCGTGATCCAATTATCAAAACCTGGTCCAGAATCTTCCCAACGATGCTCAAACCCCTGAGCGCCATGCCAGTCAACCTACGGAGCCACATCCGCTACCCGGTCGATTTCTTCCGGCTCCAGTCAGAGCGGTTGTTGACCTATCACATGACCGACCCCCAGGTGTTTTACAACCGGGAAGACCAGTGGCAAATTCCGAATGAGGTGTATGGTGATGAGTCCCGTCCAGTACAGCCCTATTACCTGATTACCAGTCTGCCGACGGTACCGTTTGAAGAGTTTATTTTGCTATTGCCCTACACCCCCCGCCAGCGGACCAACCTGATTGCCTGGTTAGCCGCGCGATCGGATGGTGACAATTACGGCAAACTGTTGCTTTATGTCTTTCCCAAAGAACGACTGGTTTTCGGACCCGAACAAATTGAAGCCCGTATCAACCAGGATCCGGTGATCTCCCAGCAAATTTCCCTATGGAATCGCATCGGTTCAAGAGCGATCCAGGGCAATCTGCTGATCATTCCGATTGAACAATCCCTCCTCTATGTAGAGCCACTTTACCTGGAGGCAACCCAAAACAGCTTGCCGACTCTGGTACGGGTGATTGTTGCCTACGAAAATCGGATTGTCATGGCTCCGACATTGGAGGAATCCCTGCGAGCCATTTTCAGCCCAGAGGTGACGCCCACTCCAGATGACACTATTATTCGTCCAGTTGAGGAACCTGTCATTCCTGGTCAATAG
- a CDS encoding gluconokinase, translated as MTSQRYIIGVDIGTSSTRSVLFNFRGEAIGKHQIRYSLYAPVAGVAEQNPDAIFEAVIKTVRQVMLDSLIQPCELLCLSFSAAMHSLIAVDAQGGLLTQCITWADNRGAQWAKAIQRSPQRHTLYQRTGTPIHPMSPLVKICWLYHEHPEIFARTAKFISIKEYIFYRLFHRFVVDDSTASTTGLLNIQTRCWDPEALNIAHITEDHLSHLVPVTYVLQDLEPALAEAMGLLPTTPVVVGASDGPLSNLGLGAIAPGVAAMTVGTSGAIRTTVPQPLTDPHERLFCYILDDHHWVVGGAVNNGGVLLQWLRDQLAIADHYEALLELAVTVPAGADGLIFHPYLLGERSPLWQPEARGSFFGLTLNHHKAHLVRAVLEGIALNLYKVFQVLQSLADPIRSIRAAGGFMANPVWRQIVSDVFNYELIIPEQHESSGLGAAILGLYALNVIDALDVSCEWTADHSIFRPIAQNVAVYRRILPIYERLLDQFQGEYASIAELQNDLSGHATTILLQPEADEIFHH; from the coding sequence TTGACCAGTCAGCGCTACATCATTGGGGTCGATATTGGTACATCCAGTACCAGATCGGTGCTGTTTAACTTCAGGGGAGAAGCGATTGGCAAGCACCAAATTCGCTATTCCCTTTACGCGCCTGTGGCGGGAGTGGCCGAGCAAAATCCGGATGCTATTTTTGAGGCTGTGATTAAAACCGTGCGCCAGGTCATGCTGGACAGTTTGATCCAGCCCTGTGAATTGTTGTGCCTGTCATTCAGTGCTGCAATGCATAGCCTGATTGCTGTGGATGCCCAGGGAGGGTTACTGACTCAGTGCATTACCTGGGCGGATAATCGCGGTGCCCAATGGGCTAAAGCGATTCAGCGATCGCCCCAGCGACACACCCTTTACCAGCGCACGGGAACACCCATTCATCCCATGTCTCCCCTGGTAAAAATCTGCTGGCTCTACCATGAACATCCTGAGATATTTGCCCGGACAGCCAAGTTTATTTCAATTAAAGAGTATATTTTTTATCGTTTATTTCATCGATTTGTTGTTGATGATTCCACTGCTTCGACAACAGGTTTACTGAATATACAAACCCGATGCTGGGATCCTGAAGCTCTCAACATTGCCCACATTACTGAAGACCACCTGTCTCATCTGGTGCCTGTCACCTATGTATTACAGGATCTGGAACCAGCCCTGGCGGAAGCAATGGGGCTGTTACCAACGACCCCGGTTGTGGTGGGTGCCAGTGACGGTCCCCTATCAAACCTGGGACTGGGCGCGATCGCTCCTGGCGTTGCTGCGATGACTGTGGGTACCAGTGGGGCAATTCGTACCACGGTGCCCCAACCTTTGACAGATCCCCATGAGCGCCTGTTCTGCTACATTCTGGATGATCACCATTGGGTGGTGGGTGGGGCGGTAAATAACGGTGGGGTTTTGTTGCAGTGGCTGCGCGACCAACTGGCGATCGCAGACCACTATGAGGCATTGCTGGAACTGGCTGTAACGGTTCCAGCAGGGGCCGATGGGCTGATTTTCCATCCCTATCTATTGGGGGAGCGATCGCCTCTCTGGCAGCCTGAGGCAAGGGGTTCTTTTTTTGGTTTGACCCTTAATCATCACAAAGCCCATCTGGTTCGTGCCGTGCTGGAAGGCATTGCCCTGAATTTATACAAGGTGTTTCAAGTACTTCAGAGTCTGGCCGATCCAATCCGCAGCATCAGAGCCGCTGGTGGGTTCATGGCCAACCCTGTCTGGCGACAGATTGTGAGTGATGTGTTCAACTACGAACTGATTATTCCTGAACAACATGAAAGTTCTGGGCTGGGGGCGGCAATTTTGGGACTTTATGCCCTCAACGTCATTGATGCTCTGGATGTAAGTTGTGAATGGACGGCAGATCACTCTATCTTTCGACCGATCGCGCAAAATGTAGCGGTTTACCGCCGCATTTTACCCATTTATGAACGCCTGCTTGACCAGTTCCAGGGAGAGTATGCGTCGATCGCCGAATTGCAGAATGACTTGAGTGGCCATGCAACGACTATTCTTCTTCAGCCGGAAGCAGACGAAATATTCCACCATTAG